Within the Oncorhynchus tshawytscha isolate Ot180627B unplaced genomic scaffold, Otsh_v2.0 Un_contig_2795_pilon_pilon, whole genome shotgun sequence genome, the region ACAGTTCCAGCTACACATGTGCACATTTCTTTGCTTTGTCAAATATTATGACTTGCACAATTTGTCTGCCTCTTGAATCTCGTAGCTCTCCCAAAGCCTCAGTCTTCTCATCTCCCTTTGCCTGAGCTCTGTTTGTAGCCTTAGGTGTCCTTCCTACCAAGGTGTACTCTCTCTAATGGCTCTTTTCTTGTGTTTCTAATTCAGTTTGAATTTAAAGTTGTAATGTTATCCAAACCTTGTCATCTCCTCAAGACTCCATGCAACACAGTATTTCCAGTATGTTAGCGTTCAAATAAACAGACCATCATAAGAGGTTTCCAATCTGGAGGTGTGGTATGTTCCCTATGCTTCCTCTCACTGTAAATGACCCACAAAAGACCCACAGCACAGCAAATATGTAACAGTAGTTCATTATCAGTTTGAGGGATTCCACTttcacatcacattacatctgGGCTGCTCCAGCCAGTTATGGCCCTTCCTTCTCCCATCATGCCCAAATAAAGTGTCTAAATTCCTCCCGTGTGCCTCTTctctccttgagatgtttataagACCCTTGCTTGGTCCCACACtcagctactctctctctctctctgtgcttgtgCGCTTCTGTATTTCACTGACAGTCTGTTTATGGCCACGTTACATAAGGCTCCACTATAATTTTAGTTTGTCATCGCAGCCTCATACCTAAAGTAAGACTTTAAGGTGagctttaaaggggcaatcagcataAAGTAATGTTTcctttgattcttgaagaatgtaacttataaatgcctcatgagcttagttgtAATGTACTACCCCATCAGAACTCAAAATATAAGCCTTTTATACTCCAATGTTTATAAATAAAttcaatgtaaacaaacactgtatagcctcaacatggttaaaactataatgttgataccatggatggtcagtccttgcatccataggtctgcctatgaatttgagtgtttacatttctccagccccatccctcagctttttaccaaaacagtggttattgtttcaactgctgattggccCTTTATGGTGTATGAGTCCTATCTTCACAAACCAGCTCTATCTAAGCTTTGCTTAGTGTACCTTTTTCTGGTCATTGTTTGTTAAAGTGTGCACTCTCAGATTCACAGTGTTCCTCAAACTCTTCATGATAATGTCCTGTTATTAAATGTCAACTATTGGGTTATAACATAGTTGTTAACATTGTTAATGGTGCTCAGTAGTTAGATCGGTAGCTCAGTAAGAGTCTACGCTTCATAACCTCTTGGTTTATACACTATAGACTATTGTGTGTAAAGATGTCTGCCAAACTCAAACGTCTACTACCACTACAGCTAGCCTATCAGGCTGAAACTCATTTATCGTCAAATAATGTGTGACCTTTTCCACACAAATGCAGTGTATTTGCAATCGTCTGAGCTGAGGCGTTGTTACTCTTCTCAACCCAAATCATTTACTTTTATAATGTTAGCAGGTCTGTGATCTTCTAGAAACCATTATAAAACAGGTATTTCTCCACTGGTGTACTGGTAGAAATAGTTCATTTGTCTTTGTCGCAGGCAGAGAAAGTCCACCTGACTTCCACTCTTCTTCATTTGAGAAGCCCTGCAAAAAAACACATTGGTGTCCCAACGATATGCTCCAAcgtgtaattacactgtaactgGAATTAGTCATTAATTGTCCATCATTGTCTAGGAACCTCCATATTAAAAAACACTTGGTATTCATGTGAGCTTTGCAGACCGTTTCACTGCTGCTGTACCATACTACTCTTGGCATGTTATCATCAACTTGATTGATTTACAGTAATCCTGCCTGTATTGTTACTGGGTCAGGGTGTTTGaactccactattccagcactcCTACAGCCCTCCACCATAACCCCTTTCCCCATCCTCCATTCCCCTCATAGTGCTTTTTCCAGAACCTTCTCCTCATACCCTGTCTGGTAACGCATTAccaccatgtgtatgtgagagtgaaagTGGGACAGGACAAACAGCAGTAGGGTGAATCATCATGCTGCTCTCTGGGGAGCAGTGCTGCCTGTTCCCCTTTGACACTCCACAGCCTGCTGGCTTTGCATTCCATTCCCTTGTCATCTGCCTGTGGACGAGCAGAGCAGTGGAGTGAAACACTGGGGTATTAGAGGAAAACCAGCTCATTGTTCCAGGTGACGTCAGGCCCCCAAGCCATATAGGTCAGACCAACGACCTCAAATGAAACTGTGGAACACACTATACCATATGTGTGGGTATAGGGGGTGTTGTATAGGTATTGACAAGATCGTAGAAAAACACTTGCCAACAAGGGTGTTTAGCACTTTTTCTTGGCTTCTTTTCAAAAAGATATCAACTTTTTTGTTAAAAAGTAGATTGTAGTATTTAGTTCCAAGTTTGTTATTGAAAATCCAAGACAGGAAAGCATCAGGGTTGAAAATGGTAAAGGAAGAATACATATAAAATGTGAATACATTGGAATACATTTAATGTATTATTATCAGGATGAATCATTTTGCTATTCATACTGAAATCCTTTGCATAAGAAAGTGATCAATTAAATATGCTCAAGTGAGAAAGTGTCCATTTAGCCTTTTCAATATCTGCTTTCTTAGCCATCCTTGACCATGACCATAATTAGGGTTACACTGGTCTTGAACCTCTTTACCCAACAATATAAACCAAGCTTCTTCACGTTTATGATGGATGGGTCAATACTTTCAGGCCTGACAAATAATTCTGTAATGAAACATCTAATGAAACAGCATGTATAAATATTACTTTATAATACTTTGTATAAATATAAAGTTAAATGTGTAATTCAAAACTCTAAAGGTCTGCCTTGACCTGTGATTGTGAGGTAGACCCTCAACTATTTAATAATAGCTATAGGTCTATGAATTTGTGATGTGCttgatatttatttcatttggTAATGAGAGTGAAATTGGATGCAGTAAAATTAGGCAATTGAGAAGGATCATCCATCCAACATCCAATTCCCCTTAAGGTGGAAAAAGTGATACTGAGCGAGTCTAATGCCATACTGGTGACATCACCCAGAGGAAGAGGCAACGTCGGGATTGGATGGTGGCCCTAGCCAATCGCGCCGCACTCCAGAAATCCACAGATGGGAAGAGTTTAAAAAAGATTGAGAAAAGTGTTGCAGAGTGGTCCACAGCCTCACCAGAGCGAGCAAGAACGTTACAGAATCTGAATACTCCTGCAACATCCGCGGGTCTGTCATATCCATTGGAGTCCAGGGAGAAAGAGGACTTTGCTGTGGGTTTTCTCGTGCCAGGATAGAGGGGTGTATTTCACCATTTTTAAATATCCTCTGTGAATAATCAAAGATAACTATGTCAAAGAATTTCAAAGGTGGACCATCCTTCGGACTTTCTGCCGAGGTCAAAAGTAAGGTATGTATCTCGCATGTCATGTAGCTTTTCTTTTAATTGAAATTAAAATAATGGGGTCTTTGCGTAATTTGACATCAGTGGGCCAAGATAATGCTCACGCTCAGGAAGGTGCGCACTTGACGCTCGCATATCTTGTCACTACGTGCATCTTCTCAGATGTATTAGTTGTAGGGGAACCAATGGTATATCGAGGGCCAATAATATATTTTTGCTTTCTGTTAGGATATTTTATCGAATAGGCTTTTTGGACTGTCAAATTGGACTGTCAATGGTGATCATAGGTCTAGGGCATTAGGCCTATACTGATAAATGGCAGCCTACCATTCTTACAGTTTACTTTATCGTTTAATATGTGAGGGCATCCAAACCAATTGTATCTGATTCACAACTTTGAACTGGGTCATTTAGATTACAGGTGATATCACCTAACCTGTCTGTCACAGAACACAATGACATAATTACTCCCAGATGAGCCCACAAGGCCTGATATGAAGGTGTCTTTAGAAGGCTACcagtatgtatatatttttaaagaggcAATCTGTGATCGCTACATTCATTTTGGACATTTAAATTCATGATatccattgattattgaagaatatgaCTTATAAGTctttcatgagcttagttcattGTTCTTACCCCATCATCAGAACCCATCAGTGGTTACATTTCTACAGACCCATCCCTAAGCTATTTTACCAAATTAGTCAcggtttgttattgtttcaactgcagattGCAGCTTTAAAGTCTAGGCGAGAACTAAATGAGTCATCAACACCAATCAAGAGTCAATGGACcagctactgtaggcctaccatgtAGGCGACTGTGCTGTCAACATCCACTGATGTTCTGGGAGAGATTGTATTTTCAGTGACAGTGCAATGACAGTGATgcacaaaatgtgtgtgtgtaacataacTGCTGACAACCCATGTTCAACTTGGACATAGCATGACTCTGCCAATGGAATCAAATAACTATCCCATGATATTCCAGAACTCCCAACTCCATGTCTGTCAATGACAACTGAATTTGCTATCCCTACATCAACCTTATTGTGTTGGAAGAGCCGTGGTTCCTGCATACATAGTGGTTTCCTATCCATACTTTCACAGGGGCACTCTTCAAACAAACACTTATAGTTGGCCACCATGGTTAGTGCCATCATCATAGAAATAGGTCATATTCAATAGAGTATCAGTcagtatatatatgtacagtggggcaaaaaagtatttagtcagccaccaattgtgcaagttccacttaaagatgagagaggcctgtaattttcatcataggtacacttcaactatgacagacaaaatgtccagaaaatttgtaggatttttaatgaatttatttgcaaattatggtggaaaataagtatttggtcacctacaaacaagcaagtggctctcacaaacctgtaacttcttaaggctcctctgtcctccactgatacctgtattaatggcacctgtttgaacttgttatcagtataaaagacacctgtccacaacctcaaacagtcacactccaaactccactatggccaagaccaaagagctgtcaaaggacaccagaaacaaaattgtagacctgcacgagactgggaagactgaatctgcaataggtaagcagcttggtttgaagaaatcaactgtgggagcaattattagaaatggaagacatacaagaccactgataatctccctcgatctggggctccatgcaagatctcaccccgtggggtcaaaatgatcacaagaacggtgagcaaaaatcccagaaccacacgggggaccagtgaatgacctgcagagagctcaAAGTAACAACCATCAGAATTTGCCAGGAACTCAAATCCCTGCCAGATCATGTCagcctgaagtttgctagagagcatttggatgatccagaagaagattgggagaatgtcatatggtcagatgaaaccaaaataactTTTGGTAAAAACGTTCCTGCATACCATAGTGCTTTTGGCTGTGCAAAGGGACCCATACTTTTGAATGGgggtatcgtgagattttgagtgaaaactcttccatcagcaagggcaaaGATGCTCTTCCCAAACAAACCTTATACTTGGCCACCATGGTCATTAGTGCTGTAGTATAGAAATAGTTCATATTCAAAAGTGTATcattcagtatatatatatatatatggcatgACATCCGATGATAGCGGATATGCTCCAGAGACTGATAGACAGGTACGTCAGCAACCTAAACCTCCTTTTAAGGTGTCCCTGAGCTCTGTCTTACAACCTGAGCAAGtgtctctctgtaaacaatttaCACTCCAGTGAGAAATGACAAAACACTGTtgaggcagaggagagacagacagaacaaagcCCTGTGGATTCACTGGAATGTCAACCTTCAACATGTTTGTATCCAGGGGTGAAAGTAAATGTAATGCATTCCCGGGACAGGGACCTTCTGTGTGTGTAGAATTACATATATAGAATCCCTAttcatttaataggatctctacaGGGCTAATAGTGAAGATTTGTCCTTTAACTTTTAAATGTATTAGCCTACCTTTTAATGTGGCATTAACATGACCTGTCATGTGTTTTCATCTGAGTGTCAATCAATTACTTGAAAACGCTAATGTAGGCTACTTGCGCAAGTTAATCAGGGACGTCTGAACAACAGGGGGGGCGGGAATAGCTTTTAAGCTATATTTAGATATTTTTCTGCTTTTTATTTTGTTacatttgttagtcaacttgtctataattagatccTTACAGCTCCTCTTCTGTCATTACTTGATGCTCATCTAGAATACTAGATAAAGCCTTGCTAATGATGGCATAAATCAATAGAATTGTCAGTGCATCATCTacaatctatactgaacaaaaatataaatgcgacatgtaaagtgttggtcccattttccatgagctgaaataaaagatccccgaaatgttccatatgcactaaaagcttatttctctaaaatgttgtggaCAAATTTGgttgcatccctgttagtgagcatttcccctttgccaggtgtggcatatcaagaagctgattaaaccacatgatcattacacaggtgcaccttgtgctggggacaataaaatgccactagCAGTTTTGTCAtataacacaatgtcacagatgtcttgAGGGAGCATGCATTTGGCATGCCGACTACAGGAATGTCTaacagagcagttgccatacaattTAATATACATTTCTTGACTATAAGCCGCCtacaacgttgttttagagaatttggcagtatgtcgaactggcctcacaaccgcagaccacatgtaaccatgccagcccaggaccttcacatccacCTTCTTCACCTGCATGATCGTCtgaggagggggagtgggggtgctgaggagtatttctgtctgtaataaagcacttttgtggggaaaaactcattctgattggcttggcctgactcaccagtgggtggacctggctcccgaGTTGGTGGGCCTATGCCATCCCCGGCGGCCCTACCTAGTCAtgtgaatgaatttatttcaattgactgctttctttttatgaactgtaactcagtaaaatctttgatattgttgcatgttgcgtttaaatCTTTGTTCCGTATAGGTGACATGGTTAAAGTTTCTCTTTCATTTCTGCTTCTCTCACGAAGCGAGGACGTTTAGGGACCAGGGAGATTTCCAAATGACATCTGTTTGACCGGTTTAAAGGAAATGAAAAGCtgtgaaaacgatccaacatgtttctgatagtATTTCAGTTCGTCTTGGAAGCATATTTAATGTGGCTGAAAATGAAATACTGTCAGCTTTCATGTAGCTGAAGAAAATTGCACTTTAAGGCTACACAACAGGTCCCTAAAAGCCTCAAtctcattctctcaagatgctgaaataaatcaattgtatttctccactcctgttcccggTGACAAAATTAGCATTTGGTCTATAATTTTACTGCAAGGAACACTTAATTCTGCTGGAGTTATAATTAGTTATAATTAGTTATACATTATAATAGGCGACATATGaagcctacagtcagtgtccagactttaGTTACTATTCCAACTATTACGCCTCTCCACACTAAAATAATTCCGGCATCCATACAGCAGTGCCTTTTTGATACATGCAAAGATACATCacttacaaaacaccaaaaagtgttctGAATGACATTCGGTGATTGTCCTTCATTAGGCCTGCACAAGTCTTGTAACCTGAATTGATGTGTATACTGCTGTCTGCGTGCATCTCAGTCTTGGCCACTCATCTCTGCCTTATCAAAACGTCAGTGTTGTAGTtgaaccacactgcattttggagcGTATTCCACAAGTTTTCAAGTCCATaattcttcatgcgaatgacatGCGGTATGATAAATAGTGTGATAGCCTACAGTTTTCTTTAAATCTGTTTTAATTATTGTGATAGGTTCATGTTTTACCGGTATGACGTAAACCCACTCGTTATTTTGCCAGTACTCCATACTGGACCGTTCCATCTTACTTTCACCCCTGTTTGTATCAACTTAAACCATTTTATTCCTTATTCCTTGGCCTACGATGATTTAATTTATATTCTCTCCACTGAGTTCATACATGAGAAACACTGATAGAATCAATGGATAGGTGCCAATTTTGGCATCAAAGacttatacatttttaaataaatgaacCAGTTCTGATTACATTCCTGACCTCCTGACACAGTTAAATGAAACTCTGACCAAAATACCTTGGCTGGATGCAAGTGCTGTCTGCAGGTCTTGGCATCTCATTATCAGATGTGGTTTGCCTGAGTAGATTGCCTCACTGTAAAAAAGTACAGATTCCGGAAAacccagagggagagagggagcacaggGAGGAGTAATAGGGTGAGCTGTTTCTCCCAAGTTTGGTGTGATGGACTGGAAGCTACGCAAACCCTGCTGCTTTGAAATACCTGTTTGTGTTGGCTCCTGGTCTCACAAGCCCTCTCCCAGACTGTGAGTGAGCAGAACATTCAGAAAAGGAGAGAGCGCAGAGCGACAGGGGGGCTACAGACGAACCATAGAATTTCTGGTATTAGGGGGATGCGTTTGTACCAATAGGGAGATACAAGGAAGCGGAGAATCAGTGTTTCTCCATGCAGTAATGTCCCCTGGCCATTTTTCATTTTCTTCCTGTTGTTTTTAAACTCTAATCTTCATCTTTAGGTTTTATTACAATGGGTAGGCTTTCAAAGGAAAGTGGGGAGGAATGTTATCCCTCTGTTACAAGATGAGAAAGGAAAAGGGAGGAGGGATAATAGCTCTGATGAATATCATAGTTCAATTACTCTTTTACTATAGTTACAGTTTGTTGTAAGATCATTTGTATTTTTCAGGTAGCCAAGCACCTGTCACAAGATCATTCATCATGCAGAACTGACAGTTACAAGACATTAACCTGAGTGTCTGCAGATGTTAGGATGCAGTCAAATGcaacacatttacagtgcatccggaaagtattcagaccccttcactgcgttgttttcgctttgtcattatggggtattgtgtgtggcgGAAAAATAAtaacttaatccattttagaataagaataacaaaatgtggaaaaggtgaaagggtctgaaaactttccgattGCCTCTTCAGTTGGCCCAGAAGTATGACCCCcagaaggaggaggagctgaGGCTGTGGATCCAGGACGTAACAGGCAAGAAGATCGCTGATCCTTTCATGGAGAACCTAAAGGATGGGGTCATCTTGTGCGAGTGAGTGAGCGATACTCTCCTCAGTACTGTGGCCGTGCAGAATGTCAGAGCATATTGTGTGTCATATTACTTTCTGTTGCTTCCAAtatcattcagtctcattcattTCCCCACTGTTAATGATGACTGTGCCACTCAAAGTCAGAACAGTATTTAGACTGTTGTTCTGTGCTTTCTCTTTACTTGTGTGTAGACTTATCAACACACTTCAGCCAGGATCTGTGAGAAAGATTAACACTTCCCCTCAAAACTGGCATCAGGTAAGCTTGTTCTGAGACAGAATAAATGTTtctatattattatataatatCATGCCCATCATGACCTGCAGTAGGCTATAGTTATTATAGATACTTTGCATAGTATTGAGCAGCATAAGCATGCCAAGAGTCAGTAGTTTTTTCCACTCCATACCTTTCATCCACTGAACTCGCTAAAATATGTAACCAGATAGATAGTCTTTTGTTTGGCATagtgattatttatttacattccaAGCTGCAGCTACGTTTTTTAATGGGGCACATCTCCGTGTGCGTCTTCAGATCTCTTTTATGAGACTCAAAGAAAACAGCACTTTTAAGTGTTTGTTGAGGGCACTTTCAAAGAATCATCCATGACATACAATGTCACTAAGAATCAATGCACTCACATGTGGTCCCTTTGTCGGGAATAAAGAGAAAAATATTATCCAACTGGTGAGTAGGGCTTTGAAGAAAACCCACACAGCTGACCATTCTGAAGTCCTGAGTCTCAAATAGAATGACTATTTAAAGAAACACATGACAATATCAAAATAACAAATAACTCAGTAACTGGTGTTCTCTTTGTTTGTACTCTTGCTTTTACCTCAGTGGACCATTTGTTCTTGGCTAATTCTTCTTTCTTTTCATTGCCCAGCTGGAAAACATTGGCAATTTTGTACGAGCCATCACAGTTTATGGTATGAAGCCATACGATTTGTTTGAGGCCAACGACCTGTTTGAGAATACCAACTACACCCAGGTCCAGAGCACGCTCATCACCCTGGCTGGAATTGTGAGTGGAAACCCAAAGAGGAATCTCAGTACattgtacagtactgtatgtagaaAGTATTGTCAGTGGCATGTAAGAAACCTACTTCTACTTCACGTGAGGATCCATAATCTGTTTTTCTAACCTTCCCCTCTTTCACCAGGCCCAGTCCAAAGGTTTCCACTCCAAGCATGACATGGGAGTGAAGTATGCAACAGCACACCAGCGCTGTTTCGCCCCAGACATGCTGAAGGAAGGGCGCAATGTCATCGGCCTGCAGGTCAGAACAGTCTTTGTATCATATACACTAAGATATCACTGTTATTACAGATGTAAtataagtagtagtagcagcatgttATAACATACCTTCATTTGTTTTTAGTTTGGCCGATAGGATTGGTTTAATGGTATTATAGTTCAGGCATAACCAGTGCACTACCTTTGCCTGTCTGTCCAGATGGGTACCAACAAACTTGCCAGCCAGAAGGGCATGACATCTTATGGCACGCGGCGTCACCTGTATGACCCGAGGGGGGGAATGGAGAACCCTCTGGACCAGTCCACCATCAGCCTCCAGATGGGCACCAATAAGGGTGCCAACCAGGTGGGGCGCCATTTGATTTCACAAATAGATATTCTCTGGTAGAGATAGAATTGACTAACATTCTGCACATCTTGGGagttttccctctctctgcctatcaTGAAAACAATTAATATGATATAAAATATTACACTTTGTAGCCTATATCTAATCATCCCCCGcttttcttcctctctcagtcTGGCATGACGGCCCCTGGCACCAGGAGACACATCTATGACAAGAGTCTGGGCTTGGAGGAATGCGACACCTCCACCGTCTCACTGCAGATGGGCACCAACAAGATGGCGTCCCAACAGGGCATGACCACATACGGCCTCCCTCGGCAGGTCTACGACAACAAGTACTGCTCCAACCCTGATGAATTCATCAACAACGGGGAGAGGGCTGAGTTTGATGGTACTATGTACTATGACTAAAGAGAACAGGATAACCCCAGTCCACTCCTCTCAATAACCCCTCTCCACCAGCAAGACCACCCAAactgttatttactgttttcATTATCCTCATCCCTTGCTGTTTTCTTTGTGATCAACCATTCAAATAATTGTTGTCCTTTGAGGGGATTCATGCCTGGTTCAATCTTTTTgaccttgtttttttaaaataaatttaatGTAGTGGcccacacccctctctccctttgcaATGGAGATTTTTCTATTCAAATACGGTCAAAATAAATACTAAAAATACTAATAATGTCAAGAGACCCATTCCTTAATCAATCATTTTTTATTGATAGATATTTTATAGTTTATAAAGTTTAAGTTTATAGTTTAAGCTTAAACATTGAGAATACAGGAAAAAGTTCATTGAATGGAAAGAAGTGACCGACATGTTGCTGTTAACCTTTAACCCCTGAGGAACAGGAGTccgctctgggattcaatccctCTGGATGACTCGAGGCCCAGAGAATCAGACTGAGTCTTCCAGAACACAGGGGCATGGACTAGAAGCTTTGATCAGATGTAATTCCTTATGACTTTGCCTGTGTATGCACCTCTGCGCTGTGCTGACATCCCTGCTCTAGCTCACAGGACTGCCAACCAGCCATTTTATACCACAGATGGAATGTTTTTTCTAGTATTCTTTAAGTCATTAGAAGATCAGTAGTAGGGTTCTCAAACCTGATACTTGAATTAATGTGAGCCCTAAAGGCATCGTGAAAAGCCAATAGATTTTCATATTTTTAGTATTATAAGCTGAATTCAACACGTCTCGCATACTTCATTAGTGGTAAACAATGCAGATGAAATTTTAGCCATTGTGTCAGCTATGTTAATGTGGATGTCACATAGGCCAGTTTGCATGAGACAAGTTATAATCCCTCTATAGTTTTCCATGGCACACAGCTTTAATATATTGCTGCGCTATTTGCACTTTGCATCACCTACGTGAAATATATCTATATGGATAAATTGTTTCATGGCCTAGAAGAGGTGATCAGTCAAATCATTGAGAGCCATAACATCTGCACACTGTTATACAGAATAGCGGTCTAATTAACGTCCACTTAGTCATACCGCAATACAGCAGACCCTGTATCACTAACTACTACATGATATGGGGTACCCACCGCAGATCTTGAATGTAATGTGATTTTGAGCACTGCAAGATGTGACAGTCATTCTGTGATTCATTAAGTAATCACCTTGTACCAGCAGTCGCAAATGAATAGCATCAGTCTGCAACATATTTATGCTCGGGATAATGTGGCCCTAACACAGCTGCTAATGGTTTAAACATTAAACTGTGCATGCTTGACCAAACTTTTGAAAAGCAGGCTTGTTTGCTTGCTAAGAGGTTTGTTCAAGATCAGACACTTCCTGTGTTGCACCTGGAACGTTCCACAGATCACATCTCTATGCCTTGCATGCTCATGTACAAAGCATGGATTGGTTATACCTTGTCCAGATTGCTCACAGGAAGGaaaacaacattttttaaatttgggtgaactatccctttaagatacATTTGAAAGGTCTTGATATCGGTTACTAGGTGGTATTGTGATGTGTTTTTAAATAGAAGGTATTGGAGATAACGCTACATAACAGAGTCCACCCTGAGGTTCTGACCTCTGGAAATTATAGTGATGATTTGTCAAACTTTTGAAGGCTTAATACTTTAAAAGGAACGTTGTTTGATGCTGAGCTCATAATCTGAAGGCCATATTGTATTTTCCCCCCCTAGATTAATTGTGCCATCTAGTGTTTTGAAATCcctttaacatttaaaaaaaaactacattCCACAGATTTCAGGTAAAGTCATATCGCCACAGAGGTGTCTTTTTTATTAAAGCACCTAACTTATTCTGTATCGTCACATGTCCAATAGCTGTATACGGGAAGTCAGTTGTgcattaagaaaatatttttagTTTAGAATGAGAGCCAACAGTGCCTAGCCAAAATACAATTGCCAATATTACCCTCTGGTCTAAAATGTGTGTCAATGTTGTTCAGACTATCAATTGTTCAGTATTCTGAAAATCTTGTATTTATTTGGCTTTCACTTACAATGTAATTAGCTGCAATACAATAAATCACATCAAAATTACAATTATTTAATTTTGGGTTGTGGTGCAAAACTTGCCACCAGGCCATATCAGATTATTTTTCGTTCATATTTGTTCTAGATATTTGAACCATTTCAGCAGTATGTGACAGATGCAGTTAGGTGTGAATTACATTGATGTGTTTATTGATCAAGTCATTcccatacaaaaaaaaacataattgaaATAAAAATCATGACATCAAACA harbors:
- the LOC112258828 gene encoding calponin-1 translates to MSKNFKGGPSFGLSAEVKSKLAQKYDPQKEEELRLWIQDVTGKKIADPFMENLKDGVILCELINTLQPGSVRKINTSPQNWHQLENIGNFVRAITVYGMKPYDLFEANDLFENTNYTQVQSTLITLAGIAQSKGFHSKHDMGVKYATAHQRCFAPDMLKEGRNVIGLQMGTNKLASQKGMTSYGTRRHLYDPRGGMENPLDQSTISLQMGTNKGANQSGMTAPGTRRHIYDKSLGLEECDTSTVSLQMGTNKMASQQGMTTYGLPRQVYDNKYCSNPDEFINNGERAEFDGTMYYD